A single window of Methanofastidiosum sp. DNA harbors:
- a CDS encoding exosome complex RNA-binding protein Csl4, with protein MEANGETKREFVIPGDYIGVAEEFLPGEGAYEENGKIYATMVGNLELDMSRRSASVISRTNVLPQLKEGDIVYGEIVSVKPQMVYVDLLALEGYADKKLSANTKARIYVSQTDKKYVKTISTEFRNGDIVRARVVDTQGDSIRLSTAEDSLGVIRAVCGVCKKTLENKDGNLDGNLECKYCGSKETRKTANDYLKAKL; from the coding sequence ATGGAAGCGAACGGAGAGACTAAAAGAGAATTTGTTATACCAGGTGACTACATAGGTGTTGCCGAAGAATTTTTACCAGGAGAAGGGGCATATGAAGAGAATGGAAAGATATATGCCACCATGGTAGGAAACTTGGAACTTGACATGTCAAGAAGAAGTGCAAGTGTTATTTCAAGAACAAATGTTTTGCCTCAGCTAAAAGAAGGGGATATTGTCTATGGAGAGATAGTATCAGTTAAACCACAAATGGTTTATGTGGACCTTCTTGCATTAGAGGGGTATGCAGACAAAAAGCTTTCAGCCAATACAAAAGCCAGGATATATGTTTCGCAGACCGACAAAAAGTATGTAAAAACTATCTCCACAGAGTTTAGAAATGGAGATATCGTTAGGGCCAGAGTTGTGGACACACAGGGAGATTCAATAAGACTTTCAACTGCGGAAGATTCACTTGGCGTAATCAGAGCTGTTTGCGGCGTTTGCAAGAAAACTCTTGAGAACAAGGATGGAAATCTTGACGGAAATCTTGAGTGCAAATACTGCGGTTCAAAGGAAACAAGAAAGACAGCAAACGATTATTTGAAAGCAAAATTATGA
- a CDS encoding METTL5 family protein has product MRKKQLEIFLSNLKEMEDPNMFEEQYTTPGDIAAEILLFAYHRGDIEGKTIIDLGAGTGRLGIASLILGAKKVYFVEKDKRAIEILNDNLETLTLKSNQVLGDYEIKDGDVLNVLLRGDTIIQNPPFGTKKRNMDTKFLKKAFEIGDVVYSLHKKGNYDFIRNVALENSFELVEKESFNFPIKAMFQVHKKRKVLIEVELYRFMRCYDGSERRD; this is encoded by the coding sequence GTGAGAAAAAAACAGCTTGAAATCTTTCTTTCAAATCTAAAGGAGATGGAAGACCCCAATATGTTTGAGGAGCAGTATACCACACCAGGCGACATTGCTGCTGAAATCCTCTTATTTGCCTACCATAGGGGAGATATAGAAGGAAAGACAATAATTGACCTTGGCGCCGGGACAGGCAGACTTGGGATAGCTTCTCTCATACTAGGGGCTAAAAAAGTATATTTTGTAGAGAAAGATAAAAGGGCAATAGAGATTTTGAATGATAATTTAGAAACATTAACTTTAAAAAGTAATCAAGTCTTAGGAGATTACGAGATAAAGGATGGTGACGTTTTAAACGTCCTCCTGCGAGGGGACACTATTATTCAAAATCCGCCTTTTGGTACAAAAAAGAGGAACATGGATACCAAATTTTTGAAAAAGGCTTTTGAAATAGGGGATGTTGTGTATTCCTTGCACAAGAAAGGGAACTATGATTTCATAAGAAATGTTGCATTGGAAAACAGTTTTGAACTAGTTGAGAAGGAGAGTTTCAATTTTCCAATAAAAGCGATGTTTCAGGTACATAAGAAAAGGAAAGTACTGATTGAGGTTGAACTTTATAGATTTATGAGGTGTTATGATGGAAGCGAACGGAGAGACTAA
- the argS gene encoding arginine--tRNA ligase: MLKNLKKELENSIRKAVDSEHSYEIVFSRPPDFKLGDIATPLSFELAKKLKKNPILIAKEIAENIILPEGVARAETSGGYINFFFDRNYFSKKTVERIIGEADLYGKGEKKKEKVMVEYSQPNTHKSFHIGHLRNVCLGDALANIMGFSGYETVRANYIGDVGAHVAKCLWGYMKFYDGVIPDHNKGDFLGKVYSESDNKLKESEEYQEEYKIVLKNLYEGDKKTLDVWKMTRDWSLEEFNRIYQELGVNFDIFLYESEVKDEGTKIAHELLDKGVAKNKEGAVIVDLKEFGLDEFVILRSDGTALYSTKDLALAERKFQDFKIDRSLYVVGSEQKFYFKQLFKTLELMGFSQAKKCFHLSYELVMLEEGKMSSREGNVVLYSELKDVVKKEALNQVRERNISNADTISEIVTIGALKYSMMKDNNKRIVFNWKKALDFEGDTAPYIQYAHARASSILKKIGELNSGLGIDDLNEKEYKLVSLLSEFPEVVERASIDYRPDFVSNYVYDVAKCFNEFYHECHVLNAETNKEFRASLVRATKIVLNNALGLLGIKAPEEM; the protein is encoded by the coding sequence TTGCTCAAAAATTTAAAGAAAGAGTTGGAAAACTCAATAAGAAAAGCTGTTGATTCAGAACATTCTTATGAGATAGTTTTTTCAAGACCGCCTGATTTTAAACTGGGCGATATTGCAACTCCGCTCTCTTTTGAGCTTGCTAAAAAATTAAAGAAAAATCCCATCCTGATTGCAAAGGAAATTGCAGAAAATATTATCCTTCCAGAAGGTGTAGCAAGAGCTGAGACCTCCGGTGGATATATAAACTTCTTTTTTGATAGAAATTATTTTTCAAAAAAAACGGTTGAGAGAATAATAGGTGAAGCAGACCTTTACGGAAAAGGAGAAAAAAAGAAAGAGAAGGTAATGGTTGAGTATTCACAACCAAACACACATAAATCATTTCACATCGGGCACTTGCGAAATGTCTGCCTTGGAGATGCTCTGGCAAATATAATGGGGTTCTCAGGGTATGAAACAGTAAGGGCCAACTACATAGGTGATGTCGGGGCCCATGTTGCTAAGTGCTTATGGGGATATATGAAGTTCTATGATGGAGTCATACCAGATCACAATAAAGGAGATTTTCTGGGAAAAGTTTATTCTGAATCGGATAATAAACTAAAAGAATCCGAAGAATACCAAGAAGAATACAAAATCGTGTTGAAAAATCTATACGAAGGGGACAAAAAAACTCTGGATGTCTGGAAAATGACAAGAGACTGGAGCCTTGAAGAGTTTAATAGAATTTATCAAGAGCTTGGGGTTAACTTTGATATCTTCCTATATGAAAGTGAAGTCAAGGATGAAGGTACCAAAATAGCACATGAACTTTTGGACAAAGGTGTTGCAAAAAATAAGGAAGGGGCCGTCATAGTTGATCTAAAAGAGTTTGGTCTTGATGAGTTTGTGATCTTAAGAAGCGATGGTACAGCTCTTTACTCGACAAAAGACCTTGCTCTTGCAGAGAGAAAATTTCAGGATTTTAAAATTGATAGGTCATTATATGTTGTTGGGAGTGAACAAAAATTCTACTTCAAACAACTTTTCAAAACATTGGAGCTTATGGGATTCAGTCAGGCAAAAAAATGCTTTCATTTGTCTTATGAGCTTGTTATGCTTGAAGAGGGTAAGATGTCTTCAAGGGAAGGAAATGTCGTGCTTTATTCTGAACTAAAGGATGTTGTAAAAAAAGAGGCTTTGAACCAAGTGAGGGAAAGAAATATTTCAAACGCTGACACTATATCTGAAATTGTTACAATAGGCGCTTTGAAGTACAGCATGATGAAGGATAATAACAAGAGGATCGTCTTTAACTGGAAAAAGGCTTTGGACTTCGAAGGGGACACCGCACCATACATACAATACGCCCATGCAAGGGCATCAAGCATCCTAAAGAAAATAGGAGAGCTTAACTCTGGACTTGGAATAGATGATCTTAATGAAAAGGAGTATAAGCTAGTTTCGTTATTATCAGAATTTCCTGAGGTAGTCGAGAGGGCATCAATCGATTACAGGCCAGACTTTGTTTCTAATTATGTCTATGACGTTGCCAAATGCTTCAACGAGTTTTATCATGAATGCCATGTTTTAAACGCCGAAACAAACAAAGAGTTCAGAGCATCACTTGTTAGAGCGACAAAGATTGTTCTAAACAATGCTCTAGGGCTTCTTGGTATAAAAGCTCCAGAAGAGATGTAA
- a CDS encoding PHD finger domain-containing protein encodes METCGICSKRIKDNLEMCYCSYCNMTFHFTCIDEQPCPNCDRVLNIAHVRLGKPAEIFRKDENKDVYIEEVDIEQKSDEPMSPVEESFEKQGITEEDIPERMKGDFYPEDSSQPRDVPPMSPMVERGRTLRRREMPKKRMSIPKKKLFFIVLVIVLLIINAVVIFYVLNDGNIPFLNIKIGGGEATSNIFLNF; translated from the coding sequence ATGGAAACTTGTGGCATTTGCAGCAAAAGAATAAAGGACAATCTCGAGATGTGTTACTGCAGTTACTGTAACATGACCTTTCATTTCACTTGCATTGATGAGCAGCCCTGTCCAAATTGCGACAGAGTTCTAAATATTGCGCATGTTAGACTGGGAAAGCCGGCCGAGATATTTAGAAAAGATGAAAACAAGGATGTCTATATTGAAGAGGTAGATATTGAGCAGAAAAGTGATGAACCGATGTCTCCTGTGGAGGAGAGTTTTGAAAAACAGGGCATAACTGAAGAGGATATCCCGGAAAGGATGAAAGGTGATTTCTACCCAGAAGATTCCTCTCAACCTAGAGATGTGCCACCTATGAGCCCAATGGTCGAAAGAGGTAGGACTCTTCGAAGAAGGGAAATGCCGAAAAAAAGAATGAGTATACCTAAGAAAAAACTATTTTTCATTGTCTTAGTTATCGTTCTTTTGATAATAAACGCAGTTGTAATCTTTTATGTTCTAAACGACGGAAATATCCCATTCCTAAATATAAAAATTGGAGGGGGAGAAGCTACTTCAAATATCTTCTTAAACTTTTAA
- a CDS encoding transketolase, producing MKTKESLDESTINDLKKKSNKIRKHIIEMIYSAKSGHPGGSLSSADIVTSLYFHIMSHDPKNPSWPGRDRFILSKGHACPSLYSALAELGYFDVSELKNLRKPECLLQGHPCTKIPGIEISTGSLGQGLSIATGIALGLRLDGSSSRVFALLGDGELQSGQIWEAMMAAPKFKLGNLTAIIDRNMLQIDGPTEKIMALEPLKDKLKAFNWQVYEIDGHNIREIIETINEGLKVKDKPKVIIAHTVKGKGVSFMENNVSFHGKSPTDEEFKIAMRDLEAIS from the coding sequence ATGAAAACAAAAGAATCTTTGGATGAATCGACGATTAATGATTTGAAAAAAAAATCGAACAAAATTAGAAAACATATAATTGAAATGATTTATTCTGCCAAGTCCGGCCACCCGGGCGGATCTCTCTCCTCTGCGGATATTGTAACATCTCTATATTTCCACATAATGAGTCATGACCCTAAAAATCCTTCATGGCCTGGAAGAGATAGATTCATTTTGAGCAAAGGTCATGCTTGTCCTTCTTTATATTCTGCTCTTGCTGAGTTAGGATATTTTGATGTGAGCGAATTAAAGAATTTAAGAAAGCCTGAGTGCCTTCTCCAAGGACACCCCTGCACAAAGATCCCGGGGATTGAAATTTCAACTGGCTCTTTGGGCCAGGGGCTATCAATTGCCACAGGGATTGCTTTAGGACTTAGACTTGATGGTAGTAGTTCTAGGGTGTTTGCATTGCTTGGTGATGGGGAGCTTCAGTCAGGGCAGATATGGGAAGCCATGATGGCAGCCCCTAAATTTAAACTTGGAAATCTCACTGCAATAATTGATAGAAATATGCTGCAGATAGATGGGCCTACAGAAAAGATCATGGCGCTTGAGCCATTAAAGGACAAGCTCAAAGCATTCAACTGGCAAGTTTATGAGATTGATGGGCATAACATCCGAGAAATTATCGAAACTATTAATGAAGGACTAAAGGTTAAAGATAAACCGAAAGTCATAATTGCGCATACTGTCAAAGGAAAGGGTGTGTCATTTATGGAGAACAATGTATCGTTCCACGGTAAATCACCAACTGACGAAGAGTTTAAGATTGCTATGAGAGACCTGGAGGCTATTTCATGA
- a CDS encoding transketolase family protein encodes MTGFGVPRDAYGEVLSELGETRKDLVVLDADLSSSTKTSSFGKKFPDRFFNIGIAEQNMIGIAAGLATTGKTVFASSFAMFAVGRVYDQIRQSVAYPKTNVKIVATHAGITVGEDGVSHQMIEDISLMCALPNMKVIVPADTFETRKTIREISLEKGPTYVRLGRSKVPNVFETEDEIKLGKAATLLDGDDVTIIASGVMVSKSLEAAEKLQKEGISAGVLNLSTLKPIDRQSIIKAAKKTGCVVTAEEHNIYIGMGALVSSILSEEYPVPVLRCGIKDTFAQSGDYELLMQIYNLTSDEIYKLSKNVITMKR; translated from the coding sequence ATGACGGGCTTTGGAGTACCAAGGGATGCTTACGGAGAAGTACTCTCCGAGCTTGGAGAGACAAGAAAGGATTTAGTAGTGCTTGATGCTGACCTGTCATCATCTACAAAAACATCTTCATTTGGAAAGAAATTCCCTGACAGATTTTTTAACATTGGGATAGCTGAACAGAACATGATAGGAATTGCTGCAGGTCTTGCCACCACTGGAAAAACTGTTTTTGCTTCATCATTTGCAATGTTTGCAGTTGGTAGGGTATACGATCAGATAAGGCAATCTGTTGCATATCCTAAGACGAACGTGAAGATAGTTGCAACACATGCTGGTATTACAGTTGGTGAAGATGGCGTATCCCACCAGATGATTGAAGATATTTCACTTATGTGTGCGCTTCCAAATATGAAGGTCATTGTGCCTGCCGATACATTTGAGACTAGGAAAACAATAAGGGAAATTTCTTTAGAAAAAGGTCCAACATATGTAAGGCTTGGGAGGAGCAAAGTTCCTAATGTATTTGAAACTGAAGATGAGATCAAGCTAGGAAAGGCTGCGACATTATTGGACGGGGATGATGTCACAATCATAGCATCTGGTGTAATGGTATCAAAATCACTTGAGGCAGCAGAGAAACTTCAGAAGGAAGGTATTTCTGCTGGTGTATTAAATCTAAGCACTTTGAAGCCAATTGACAGGCAAAGCATCATTAAAGCCGCAAAAAAAACAGGATGCGTTGTTACAGCTGAAGAGCATAATATCTATATCGGCATGGGTGCACTTGTTTCATCAATACTTTCTGAGGAATATCCAGTTCCAGTCTTACGATGCGGGATAAAAGATACATTTGCTCAGAGTGGGGATTATGAACTTTTGATGCAGATATATAATCTTACATCAGATGAAATATACAAACTGTCAAAAAACGTTATAACAATGAAAAGATAA
- the fsa gene encoding fructose-6-phosphate aldolase has product MKFFLDTANIEQIREAASLGLIEGVTTNPSLISKEKKPFKDIILEICKIVDGPISAEVTCSDCKGMVEEALKLSDIHKNIVIKVPITKEGLKAVKELSGQGVRTNVTLIFSATQALLAAKAGASYVSPFVGRLDDISTDGMNLIADIQQIYRNYSFETEVIIASIRHPIHVLQAALMGADIATVPYDVLMKLIKHPLTDIGIEKFMCDWKKVEHKEI; this is encoded by the coding sequence ATGAAGTTTTTTTTGGATACTGCAAATATTGAACAGATAAGGGAAGCTGCGAGTCTGGGTTTAATTGAAGGGGTAACAACCAATCCCTCGCTAATTTCTAAGGAAAAGAAACCTTTCAAGGATATAATCCTAGAGATATGTAAAATCGTCGATGGACCAATATCAGCTGAAGTCACATGTTCTGACTGTAAAGGAATGGTCGAAGAAGCGCTGAAATTATCGGACATCCACAAGAATATTGTAATAAAAGTTCCAATTACAAAGGAAGGATTAAAGGCAGTAAAGGAGTTGTCAGGGCAAGGTGTAAGGACTAATGTCACGCTTATCTTTTCTGCAACTCAGGCACTTTTAGCTGCAAAAGCAGGCGCATCTTACGTATCTCCATTTGTGGGAAGGCTGGATGATATTTCTACTGATGGCATGAATCTTATCGCAGATATCCAGCAGATATACAGGAATTATTCTTTTGAAACTGAAGTCATAATTGCAAGCATCAGACACCCAATTCATGTTTTGCAGGCAGCTCTAATGGGCGCAGATATTGCAACTGTACCGTATGATGTTTTAATGAAACTTATCAAGCATCCTCTTACAGATATAGGCATTGAAAAGTTCATGTGTGACTGGAAAAAGGTAGAGCACAAGGAGATTTAA
- the rpe gene encoding ribulose-phosphate 3-epimerase yields the protein MAKLAPSILSADFSRLGDDIMEAENSGADLIHVDVMDGHFVPNITIGPLVVDAVSKITTLPIDVHLMIENPSDYVDQFFSSLNKDSRDISLDYISFHIEASYHPHRLLNKIRELKVKSGIALNPSTPVNSITHLLDSMDLLILMTVNPGFGGQSFIETMLPKIKEAKKLVKGNDIEILVDGGVTEKNIKKIRDAGADILVAGSAVFNKKDSIKNNIIRLKALV from the coding sequence ATGGCAAAACTTGCACCATCTATCCTTTCTGCTGATTTCTCTAGGTTAGGAGACGACATAATGGAAGCAGAAAATTCTGGTGCAGATTTAATCCATGTTGACGTGATGGATGGTCATTTTGTTCCAAATATTACTATAGGACCACTAGTAGTTGATGCAGTTTCGAAAATTACTACTCTTCCGATAGACGTCCATCTAATGATTGAAAATCCTTCTGATTATGTTGATCAGTTTTTTAGTTCTCTTAACAAAGACAGTAGAGATATTTCTCTTGACTACATCTCTTTTCACATTGAAGCATCCTATCACCCGCACAGACTTTTGAACAAAATCAGAGAGTTGAAGGTAAAATCAGGAATAGCTTTGAACCCTTCCACTCCTGTAAACTCTATAACCCATCTTTTGGACTCAATGGATCTACTTATTTTAATGACAGTAAATCCAGGGTTTGGCGGACAAAGTTTCATTGAAACAATGCTGCCAAAAATCAAAGAGGCAAAGAAATTAGTGAAAGGAAATGATATAGAGATTCTAGTAGATGGTGGCGTCACTGAAAAAAACATTAAGAAGATCAGAGATGCTGGCGCAGATATACTTGTAGCAGGCTCAGCAGTCTTCAATAAAAAAGACAGTATAAAAAATAATATTATTCGATTAAAGGCTCTGGTCTAG
- a CDS encoding methanogenesis marker 9 domain-containing protein, whose protein sequence is MINPNNTRMVPGWKFAPVPICYGGDLRAIAFCCHPGYPLTFSFKCGLPKALEELGITKEEYIEIKDKFSKEHDWDSELVCFKSLSYCCMRRSGCMGGRDIALSDKYKDEEAYEKYFALKRKLCVEILKKARNKEKVKELLEYEHSRPEPLIE, encoded by the coding sequence ATGATTAATCCAAACAACACTAGAATGGTCCCTGGATGGAAGTTTGCACCCGTGCCTATATGCTATGGTGGGGATCTAAGAGCAATTGCATTCTGCTGTCACCCTGGATACCCATTGACATTTTCATTCAAATGCGGCCTTCCTAAAGCTTTGGAAGAGCTTGGAATTACAAAGGAAGAATATATTGAGATAAAAGATAAGTTCTCAAAAGAGCATGATTGGGATAGTGAGCTTGTCTGCTTCAAATCACTTTCTTACTGCTGCATGAGGAGAAGCGGATGCATGGGCGGGAGAGATATAGCCCTATCAGATAAATACAAAGATGAAGAGGCTTATGAGAAATATTTTGCCCTAAAAAGAAAGCTCTGTGTTGAAATATTAAAAAAGGCCAGAAATAAAGAAAAGGTGAAGGAACTTCTAGAGTATGAGCATTCTAGACCAGAGCCTTTAATCGAATAA
- a CDS encoding metal ABC transporter substrate-binding protein translates to MPTFSSAEKIKVICTTTTMKYFVQEVGGDRVDVIALVQPGICPDHFDVRPSTVSEINTASLVVYHGIEPWLDSMINASENTNIKKLMLQGAWGTPPLAKAKINSIKDALIDIDPKNKSYYEKNTAEVSQELDALNEKIMTEAKELGTSDYKAIVMAWQKPFSEWIGLEVVEIYQPPETLSVQTVQNLVVKGKGEKVAFVIDNLQSGTTLGAQMADEIGGRHLVFSNYPEAIPGTDTIAEMIQYNADQLFSLIKQVQNESKEITQLKSDISSISNQLVIFQGLSVILLIIAIALGAMLYKRKN, encoded by the coding sequence ATGCCTACCTTCTCTTCTGCAGAAAAAATTAAGGTAATCTGCACGACAACTACAATGAAATACTTTGTACAAGAGGTTGGCGGGGATAGAGTAGATGTTATAGCTTTAGTGCAGCCTGGAATATGCCCAGATCATTTTGACGTAAGGCCAAGTACTGTATCTGAGATAAATACAGCATCACTTGTAGTTTATCATGGCATCGAGCCTTGGCTTGATAGCATGATAAATGCATCGGAAAATACAAATATCAAAAAACTTATGCTTCAGGGTGCCTGGGGAACACCACCTCTCGCCAAAGCAAAAATTAATTCAATTAAGGATGCACTGATAGATATAGATCCAAAGAACAAATCGTATTATGAGAAAAATACCGCAGAAGTTTCTCAAGAATTAGATGCACTTAATGAAAAAATAATGACAGAAGCAAAAGAACTTGGGACTTCAGATTACAAGGCAATAGTAATGGCATGGCAAAAACCTTTCTCAGAATGGATTGGTCTAGAAGTTGTTGAAATATACCAGCCACCTGAAACATTATCTGTCCAGACTGTTCAAAATCTTGTTGTCAAAGGAAAGGGCGAGAAGGTTGCATTTGTCATTGATAATCTTCAAAGCGGAACAACATTAGGTGCACAAATGGCAGATGAGATTGGTGGAAGGCACTTAGTTTTCTCTAATTATCCTGAAGCAATTCCCGGTACAGATACAATAGCGGAAATGATTCAGTACAATGCAGACCAGCTGTTTAGTTTAATAAAACAAGTTCAAAATGAATCAAAAGAAATAACTCAGCTCAAATCAGACATTTCTTCAATTTCAAATCAATTAGTCATATTCCAGGGACTCTCTGTTATCTTGCTAATTATAGCAATAGCTCTAGGTGCAATGCTTTACAAGAGAAAAAATTAA
- a CDS encoding NAD(P)/FAD-dependent oxidoreductase gives MKITVIGAGPAGLLASHLLKKAGHELSIIEEHKFIGKPISCSGLIGRDYFDHFDNFNFKASILNRIDGAIVNFGNDSFELKRKGVSYVVDRSAFDQTLSKGLEVSLDERFQSFDRNKEKISIKTNKRKFNTDLLIGSDGPSSRVRAQEFDYKLRYYKGYQVRIKADLDLNNFVQVYLEKPFFTWIIPEGDGIYRMGTVSDNPKETLRKFIFKKSIKGKIIEVQAGVIPVGRGDVYKDRVFLLGDAACQVKPLSGGGVYYGSLASEALAKSIISGECNDYSKECYRLIGKEISKGLFMRKIYENLSEKELSKIFEFVKSKKQILDEHGSFDEHYKTIFSLIKDPKALSFLPLFIKTYLRTF, from the coding sequence GTGAAAATCACAGTTATCGGGGCCGGCCCGGCTGGGCTATTAGCTTCTCATTTACTTAAAAAAGCAGGGCATGAACTTAGTATAATTGAAGAGCACAAATTTATCGGTAAACCTATTTCCTGTTCTGGACTCATTGGTAGAGATTATTTTGATCACTTTGACAATTTCAATTTCAAAGCATCAATACTAAACAGAATTGATGGCGCTATAGTCAATTTTGGGAATGATTCATTTGAACTTAAAAGAAAAGGGGTATCCTATGTAGTTGATAGGTCGGCGTTTGACCAAACACTTTCAAAAGGTCTTGAAGTTTCTTTAGATGAAAGATTTCAATCATTTGATAGGAACAAAGAAAAGATTTCCATAAAGACAAACAAGAGGAAATTTAACACCGATTTGCTTATCGGCTCAGATGGACCATCATCTAGAGTTAGGGCTCAAGAATTTGATTACAAGCTAAGATACTACAAAGGGTATCAGGTAAGGATTAAAGCTGATTTGGATCTAAATAATTTTGTTCAAGTTTATTTAGAAAAACCTTTTTTCACTTGGATAATCCCGGAAGGTGATGGGATATACAGGATGGGCACTGTTTCAGACAATCCTAAAGAAACCCTTAGGAAGTTTATCTTTAAGAAAAGCATCAAAGGAAAGATAATTGAAGTTCAGGCGGGAGTGATACCAGTGGGCAGGGGGGATGTCTACAAAGATAGAGTATTCTTATTAGGTGATGCAGCGTGTCAGGTGAAACCTTTGTCAGGTGGTGGGGTGTACTATGGCTCTCTAGCTTCTGAGGCCCTAGCTAAATCAATAATCTCTGGTGAATGCAACGATTATTCAAAAGAGTGTTATAGATTAATAGGAAAGGAAATATCTAAGGGTTTATTCATGAGAAAGATCTATGAGAATCTAAGTGAAAAGGAACTCAGCAAAATATTTGAGTTTGTTAAATCAAAAAAACAAATCCTTGATGAACATGGAAGTTTTGATGAACATTACAAAACTATTTTTTCCTTGATAAAAGACCCCAAAGCATTATCTTTTCTGCCTCTTTTTATCAAAACATATCTTAGAACTTTCTAA
- a CDS encoding cofactor-independent phosphoglycerate mutase, whose product MKYIVVCGDGMADYPLEDRGNKTVLELSDIPNINMIAKEGAMGELKTVPNGFEAGSDVANLSILGYDPKQYYTGRGPLEAYSIGVELEEGDIAFRCNIITEENGIIKDYSSGHITTPESTELIKKVSKSFDIGKFYPGVSYRHLFVYKGENSFTCTPPHDVVGQKVSDNLIKGKNADILNKMMLDSKKILMEHPVNKKRISQGKNPGNMLWLWGQGKKVPMEPFFQKFGMKGGVISAVDLIKGIGYGAKMKVIDVPGVTGFIDTNYEGKADYAVKALEDIDFIYIHVEAPDEAGHSGSLEMKIKAIEDLDKRVVGRLLDKLEGKGFDYNISIVADHPTPIKLKTHVSDPVPFAVYSEKIKKDSTSCYTEKEGKKGRFGLINGSEFIGLLKKQ is encoded by the coding sequence ATGAAATACATAGTGGTATGCGGAGACGGAATGGCCGATTATCCTCTCGAGGATAGAGGGAACAAAACAGTTCTTGAGCTTTCTGATATCCCAAACATAAACATGATTGCAAAGGAAGGTGCCATGGGGGAACTAAAAACAGTGCCCAATGGATTTGAAGCGGGATCTGATGTTGCAAACCTTTCAATTTTAGGCTACGACCCTAAACAGTACTATACTGGAAGAGGGCCTCTTGAGGCATATAGCATTGGTGTTGAACTTGAAGAAGGCGATATAGCATTTAGGTGTAACATTATTACAGAAGAAAACGGCATTATCAAAGATTATTCTTCAGGCCACATCACAACACCCGAATCAACAGAGCTCATAAAAAAAGTATCTAAATCATTTGACATTGGAAAGTTTTATCCTGGAGTAAGTTATAGGCATTTATTTGTCTACAAAGGAGAAAACAGTTTCACCTGCACTCCACCGCATGATGTAGTCGGTCAAAAGGTATCTGATAATTTAATCAAAGGTAAAAATGCCGATATATTGAACAAAATGATGCTTGACTCAAAAAAGATATTAATGGAACACCCTGTCAACAAAAAAAGAATATCTCAGGGCAAAAATCCAGGCAATATGCTATGGCTTTGGGGCCAGGGAAAGAAAGTACCGATGGAGCCATTTTTCCAAAAATTTGGGATGAAGGGCGGCGTAATCTCCGCGGTAGATCTGATAAAAGGAATTGGATATGGCGCAAAAATGAAAGTTATTGATGTCCCTGGTGTAACAGGTTTCATTGATACAAACTATGAAGGAAAAGCAGACTATGCCGTTAAAGCACTTGAAGATATTGATTTCATATACATACATGTCGAAGCCCCAGACGAAGCTGGGCACTCCGGAAGTCTTGAGATGAAGATTAAAGCAATTGAGGATCTAGACAAAAGAGTCGTTGGCAGACTTTTAGACAAACTTGAAGGTAAAGGATTTGACTACAACATAAGTATAGTAGCTGACCACCCGACACCTATTAAGCTAAAGACACACGTCTCAGACCCAGTACCGTTTGCAGTTTACTCAGAAAAAATCAAAAAAGACAGCACATCTTGCTACACCGAAAAAGAAGGAAAGAAAGGCAGATTCGGCTTAATCAACGGAAGTGAATTCATAGGACTTTTAAAGAAGCAATAA